A single window of Nicotiana sylvestris chromosome 5, ASM39365v2, whole genome shotgun sequence DNA harbors:
- the LOC104211204 gene encoding non-classical arabinogalactan protein 31-like yields MENKIQVILIVSSLPLALFFPVTFAYAHVPAKPMETTVNVVIEGMVYCQSCDNYGSWSLSGAKPIPKAKVSVICKTYKKRVNFYKPFETNEYGYFYAELQGFEMGHSYLDHPLHSCRVKLVSSPLETCNVFSNINNGLNGAKLRFEDKTIDRSDYKAVIYTAGPLAFRPTYCPPK; encoded by the coding sequence ATGGAAAATAAAATCCAAGTTATCCTAATCGTCTCATCCCTCCCTCTTGCTCTGTTCTTTCCAGTGACATTCGCGTATGCTCATGTCCCGGCCAAGCCAATGGAGACGACAGTAAACGTGGTGATCGAGGGTATGGTTTATTGCCAAAGTTGCGATAACTACGGATCATGGTCATTATCAGGAGCTAAGCCAATCCCAAAAGCTAAAGTGAGTGTTATTTGCAAAACCTACAAGAAAAGAGTAAACTTTTACAAGCCATTTGAAACAAATGAATATGGTTATTTCTATGCAGAATTACAAGGTTTTGAAATGGGACATTCTTATTTAGACCATCCTTTACATTCATGTCGTGTGAAATTGGTCTCTTCTCCTTTAGAAACATGCAATGTTTTTAGTAATATTAACAATGGACTCAATGGTGCAAAACTCAGATTTGAAGACAAGACAATTGACAGAAGTGATTACAAAGCTGTAATTTATACTGCTGGTCCTTTGGCTTTTCGACCAACTTACTGCCCACCTAAATAA
- the LOC104211202 gene encoding probable methyltransferase PMT23, giving the protein MAIAMQNLFKERKIPFLFIFFLLLIFVTFILISNSQKSPIYLVTDIAQPQLNHSINPTPSLQNFKNDDILSNNTKNDEVEMDNFDWKLCKGSVAVDYIPCLDNLEAIKALKSRRHMEHRERHCPKPSPKCLIPLPDGYKLPVPWPKSRDMIWYNNVPHPKLVEYKKDQNWVVKTGDYLVFPGGGTQFKDGVTNYIESIEKTLPEIEWGKHIRVILDVGCGVASFGGYLLDKNVITMSFAPKDEHEAQIQFALERGIPATLSVIGTQKLAFPDNAYDMIHCARCRVHWDGDGGKPLMELNRILRPGGFFVWSATPVYRDDERDKKVWKAMVSLTEAICWKVVKKTFFYSAGVGLVIYQKPVTSSCYDNRKENNPPLCDQNNRPNSSWYAPLDNCLVPLPTSSIGNTYGWPAPWPQRLNNKPQRLSLKTDAEEVFDEDTKHWAALVSDVYIGGLAINWSSVRNVMDMNAGYGGFASAIIDRPLWVMNVVPITGPDTLSVIFDRGLIGMYHDWCESFNTYPRTYDLLHSSFLFGNLTQRCGLAEAVVEMDRILRPGGFLLVQDTMQILNELSSILRSLHWSVTLHQEQFLVGKKGFWRPNDKVRI; this is encoded by the exons ATGGCCATAGCCATGCAAAACCTTTTCAAAGAACGCAAAATCCCATTCTTGttcatcttttttcttttattaatctTTGTCACTTTCATCCTCATTTCCAACTCTCAAAAATCCCCGATTTATCTTGTCACCGACATAGCTCAACCCCAATTAAATCATAGTATTAATCCAACCCCATCTTTACAAAATTTCAAGAATGATGATATTCTttcaaataatacaaaaaatgaTGAGGTGGAAATGGATAATTTTGATTGGAAGTTATGTAAGGGTTCAGTTGCTGTTGATTATATACCTTGTCTTGATAATTTGGAGGCAATAAAAGCATTAAAATCAAGAAGACATATGGAGCATAGGGAAAGACATTGTCCTAAGCCAAGTCCAAAGTGTTTGATTCCATTGCCTGATGGGTATAAATTGCCAGTTCCATGGCCTAAGAGTAGGGATATG ATATGGTACAACAACGTTCCTCACCCTAAACTTGTGGAATATAAGAAGGACCAGAATTGGGTGGTCAAAACTGGTGATTATCTTGTTTTTCCTGGTGGTGGAACACAGTTCAAGGATGGAGTGACGAACTATATTGAATCCATTGAGAAG ACTTTGCCGGAAATTGAATGGGGAAAGCATATAAGGGTCATTTTAGATGTTGGCTGTGGTGTTGCTAGTTTTGGTGGTTATTTGCTGGATAAAAATGTCATTACTATGTCATTTGCACCAAAGGATGAACATGAGGCTCAGATACAGTTTGCGCTCGAGCGTGGAATCCCTGCTACTCTCTCAGTCATTGGAACTCAAAAGCTGGCATTTCCGGATAATGCTTACGATATGATTCATTGTGCAAGATGCAGGGTTCATTGGGATGGAGATG GAGGAAAACCATTGATGGAACTAAACAGAATTCTCAGGCCTGGAGGTTTTTTCGTGTGGTCAGCAACGCCAGTTTATCGGGACGACGAAAGGGATAAGAAAGTCTGGAAAG CTATGGTTTCACTGACTGAAGCAATATGCTGGAAAGTGGTGAAGAAGACTTTTTTTTACTCGGCTGGAGTTGGGCTAGTTATATATCAAAAGCCAGTTACATCTTCCTGTTATGATAATCGCAAAGAAAATAATCCACCCCTATGTGACCAGAACAATAGACCAAATAGTTCATG GTATGCGCCTCTTGACAATTGTCTTGTACCACTCCCGACAAGCAGCATTGGTAATACATATGGGTGGCCTGCACCCTGGCCCCAGAGGCTCAACAATAAACCTCAACGCCTCTCCCTAAAAACAGATGCGGAAGAGGTTTTCGACGAGGACACAAAACACTGGGCAGCACTGGTGTCGGATGTTTACATAGGCGGCCTTGCTATAAATTGGTCGAGTGTGAGGAACGTGATGGACATGAATGCCGGTTATGGAGG GTTTGCCTCGGCAATAATTGATCGACCCCTATGGGTAATGAATGTCGTTCCCATCACTGGGCCAGATACTCTCTCCGTTATCTTTGATAGAGGGCTGATTGGTATGTACCACGACTGGTGCGAGTCCTTTAATACCTATCCTCGGACATATGATCTTCTACATTCCAGCTTCCTCTTTGGAAATTTAACTCAAAG ATGTGGCCTCGCGGAAGCAGTTGTGGAGATGGATAGAATACTGAGACCGGGCGGATTTCTTTTAGTTCAGGACACAATGCAGATACTTAACGAGCTTAGCTCGATTTTACGTTCGCTCCATTGGTCAGTAACTCTGCATCAAGAGCAGTTTCTTGTTGGTAAGAAAGGCTTTTGGCGTCCAAACGATAAAGTCAGAATATGA